From Streptomyces sp. NBC_01460, a single genomic window includes:
- a CDS encoding YoaK family protein: MPAVLRDARDTLVPDMTGPHGPLPPVLLVLTVLTGTVDAFSFLLLGHVFVANMTGNVVLLGFSLAGAPGFSTPASAAALVAFAAGALTGGFTVHRARAHRGQQLQHALLVETAFVTAAMTVALVSGRPYTGGARFALIVLLGLGLGVQNAMVRVLAVPDLTTTVLTRTLTATIADSRLAKGPGGHAGRRVLSAGAMLAGAFLGALALLKGHPALPLLIAVALLAAVTTAATLFARSDALWTRPPAA; the protein is encoded by the coding sequence GTGCCTGCCGTGCTGCGTGACGCCCGGGACACGCTCGTACCCGACATGACCGGGCCGCACGGTCCGCTGCCGCCGGTGCTGCTCGTGCTGACCGTGCTCACCGGAACGGTCGACGCGTTCAGCTTCCTGCTCCTCGGGCATGTCTTCGTCGCGAACATGACCGGCAACGTCGTCCTCCTGGGCTTCTCGCTCGCCGGCGCACCGGGCTTCTCGACTCCCGCCTCCGCGGCGGCGCTGGTCGCGTTCGCGGCGGGGGCGCTGACCGGCGGGTTCACCGTGCACCGGGCCAGGGCCCACCGGGGCCAGCAGTTGCAGCACGCGCTTCTTGTCGAGACCGCCTTCGTCACCGCCGCCATGACGGTCGCCCTGGTCTCGGGCCGGCCGTACACGGGAGGGGCCCGCTTCGCGCTCATCGTGCTGCTCGGCCTCGGACTCGGCGTGCAGAACGCCATGGTCCGGGTGCTCGCCGTGCCCGACCTCACCACGACCGTACTCACCCGCACCCTCACCGCGACCATCGCCGACAGCCGGCTCGCCAAGGGACCCGGCGGCCATGCGGGGCGGCGCGTCCTCTCCGCCGGGGCCATGCTGGCCGGCGCCTTCCTCGGAGCTCTGGCCCTACTCAAGGGACACCCGGCCCTGCCTCTGCTGATCGCCGTGGCCCTTCTCGCCGCGGTGACCACGGCGGCGACCCTGTTCGCCCGGAGCGACGCGCTCTGGACGCGGCCGCCCGCGGCCTGA
- a CDS encoding 4a-hydroxytetrahydrobiopterin dehydratase — protein MPTEPLSAHDIEAGLRELPGWQLEGDRITRTYRLPSHFAAAGLTVHVAQVQEELDHHSDLTLGYNTVSLAVHTHDAGGAVTRKDLALAARVEAIAPGHGAK, from the coding sequence ATGCCCACCGAACCGCTGTCCGCGCACGACATCGAGGCAGGGCTGCGCGAGCTGCCCGGCTGGCAACTGGAAGGTGACCGGATCACCCGCACCTACCGACTGCCCTCCCACTTCGCGGCGGCGGGGCTGACCGTCCATGTCGCCCAGGTCCAGGAGGAGCTCGACCACCACTCGGACCTGACGTTGGGCTACAACACCGTGTCCCTCGCCGTGCACACCCACGACGCGGGTGGCGCCGTCACGCGGAAGGACCTCGCGCTGGCGGCACGCGTCGAGGCGATCGCCCCCGGTCACGGGGCGAAGTAG
- a CDS encoding LysR family transcriptional regulator gives MELELRHLRAVRAIADTGSLTKAAASLGLAQPALSAQLRRIEKALGGPLFDRDHTGARPTPLGELVLERARVVLPAVSGLQEEAVRFANAWATVERFRLGGTHGPLLGGLVDRLAAAHPTAPVTTHTAWSVGEIASLLIDGRLDFALIGACGESPPPMADRLVWEVIGIDPVFVMLPEDHPLAGEQELGLSALADECWADVPGDGCFADCFTAACARAGFTPVSVYETDTASVVHLVQVGRAIGLCRATFPPTPGLVTRPLTGSPLSWRHLLGRHPRSLAAGAAAGAVTGHTRSAYAEAVRRSDSYAGWLAAHPRFGPAL, from the coding sequence ATGGAGCTGGAGTTACGTCATCTGCGCGCCGTACGGGCCATCGCCGACACCGGCAGCCTCACCAAGGCCGCGGCGTCCCTCGGGCTCGCGCAGCCCGCGCTCAGCGCACAGTTGCGGCGGATCGAGAAGGCACTCGGCGGGCCGCTCTTCGACCGGGACCACACGGGCGCGCGGCCCACCCCGCTGGGCGAGCTGGTGCTCGAGCGGGCCCGGGTGGTGCTGCCCGCGGTCAGCGGACTGCAGGAGGAGGCCGTGCGCTTCGCCAACGCGTGGGCCACCGTGGAGCGCTTCCGGCTCGGCGGCACGCACGGCCCGCTGCTCGGCGGGCTGGTCGACCGGCTGGCCGCCGCGCATCCCACGGCGCCCGTGACCACGCACACCGCGTGGTCGGTCGGGGAGATCGCCTCGCTGCTGATCGACGGCAGGCTCGACTTCGCGCTGATCGGCGCCTGCGGGGAGAGTCCGCCACCGATGGCCGACCGGCTGGTCTGGGAGGTGATCGGCATCGACCCGGTGTTCGTCATGCTGCCCGAGGACCACCCGCTGGCGGGCGAACAGGAGCTCGGGCTCTCCGCGTTGGCGGACGAGTGCTGGGCCGACGTGCCGGGCGACGGCTGCTTCGCCGACTGCTTCACCGCGGCCTGTGCGCGCGCCGGCTTCACCCCGGTGTCGGTGTACGAGACGGACACGGCCTCCGTCGTCCATCTGGTCCAGGTGGGCCGGGCGATCGGACTGTGCCGGGCCACCTTCCCGCCGACGCCGGGCCTGGTGACCCGCCCTCTCACGGGCTCACCGCTGAGCTGGCGCCATCTGCTGGGACGGCACCCGCGTTCCCTCGCCGCCGGTGCGGCGGCCGGTGCGGTGACCGGGCACACCCGGTCGGCGTACGCGGAGGCGGTGCGGCGCAGCGACAGCTACGCGGGCTGGCTGGCCGCACACCCCCGGTTCGGTCCGGCGCTCTGA
- a CDS encoding class I SAM-dependent methyltransferase, with the protein MLDYDTEAARYDATRGGTPRAEAAADAVLRLVPPSARTLLDIGCGTGLVTERIALGRPGLRVFGADAAYGMARLARQRVGAVALADVRTLPLATGTVDAVSAVWLLHLLRGDGVVREVVAEAARVLRPGGVFVATVDKDAGHDVGSDIDAVLAPYLSARPADAADLVTGYARHVGLEPAGDAGFAGHGQGRSPRRTAGAVLRGDYASRLTLPGTAATRLAEQLLALPDPDTPRADPVYRLLAFRTRG; encoded by the coding sequence GTGCTGGACTACGACACGGAAGCCGCCCGTTACGACGCCACCCGGGGTGGGACACCCCGCGCCGAGGCCGCCGCCGATGCGGTCCTCCGGCTGGTGCCCCCGTCCGCGCGCACCCTGCTGGACATCGGCTGCGGGACCGGACTGGTCACCGAGCGGATCGCCCTCGGACGTCCAGGGCTCCGGGTGTTCGGGGCGGACGCCGCGTACGGCATGGCGCGGCTGGCCCGGCAGCGCGTCGGCGCGGTCGCCCTGGCGGATGTGCGGACACTTCCCCTGGCCACCGGCACGGTCGACGCGGTGAGCGCGGTCTGGCTGCTGCACCTGCTGCGCGGGGACGGCGTGGTCCGGGAGGTGGTGGCGGAGGCGGCCCGTGTGCTGCGGCCCGGCGGGGTGTTCGTCGCGACCGTCGACAAGGACGCGGGCCACGACGTGGGCAGCGACATCGACGCGGTGCTCGCCCCGTATCTGAGCGCGCGGCCCGCCGACGCCGCGGACCTGGTCACCGGGTACGCCCGCCACGTCGGCCTGGAACCGGCCGGCGACGCAGGGTTCGCGGGCCACGGGCAGGGCCGCTCGCCCCGGCGTACGGCCGGGGCTGTGCTGCGGGGGGACTACGCGTCGCGGCTGACCCTGCCCGGGACGGCCGCCACCCGGCTCGCGGAGCAGCTCCTCGCGCTGCCGGATCCCGACACCCCCCGCGCCGACCCGGTGTACCGGCTGCTGGCCTTTCGCACACGCGGGTGA
- a CDS encoding aldo/keto reductase: protein MSQVPTITLNNGLEMPQLGFGVWQVPDDEATAAVTTALEAGYRSIDTAAIYGNEAGTGKALASSGVAREELFVTTKLWNSEQGHDSTLRAFDASLDKLGLDYVDLYLIHWPVPAKDAYTDTYKAFEKILADGRAKAIGVSNFHPEHLERLLGETSVVPAVNQIELHPQLQQAESRAFHAEHGIVTEAWSPLGSGKGLLEVPTVVAVAHKHGRTPAQAVLRWHLQTGHVVIPKSVTPSRIAENIDVFGFELDADDLAAFAALDEGKRLGPDPAEFNVGA from the coding sequence GTGAGCCAGGTCCCCACCATCACCCTCAACAACGGCCTCGAGATGCCGCAGCTCGGCTTCGGCGTCTGGCAGGTGCCGGACGACGAGGCCACGGCGGCCGTGACCACGGCCCTGGAGGCCGGGTACCGGAGCATCGACACCGCCGCGATCTACGGGAACGAGGCGGGCACGGGGAAGGCCCTGGCCTCCTCCGGCGTGGCCCGTGAGGAGCTGTTCGTCACCACCAAGCTGTGGAACAGCGAGCAGGGCCACGACTCGACGCTGCGCGCCTTCGACGCGTCGCTGGACAAGCTGGGTCTGGACTACGTGGACCTCTACCTCATCCACTGGCCGGTGCCCGCCAAGGACGCCTACACCGACACGTACAAGGCCTTCGAGAAGATCCTCGCCGACGGCCGCGCGAAGGCCATCGGTGTCTCCAACTTCCACCCGGAGCACCTGGAGCGCCTGCTGGGCGAGACCTCCGTCGTCCCGGCGGTCAACCAGATCGAGCTGCACCCGCAGCTCCAGCAGGCCGAGTCCCGCGCCTTCCACGCCGAGCACGGCATCGTCACCGAGGCATGGTCGCCGCTGGGCTCGGGCAAGGGCCTCCTCGAGGTCCCCACGGTGGTCGCCGTCGCGCACAAGCACGGCCGGACCCCCGCCCAGGCGGTGCTCCGCTGGCACCTGCAGACCGGCCACGTGGTGATCCCCAAGTCCGTGACGCCGTCACGGATCGCGGAGAACATCGACGTCTTCGGCTTCGAGCTGGACGCCGACGACCTCGCCGCGTTCGCCGCACTCGACGAGGGCAAGCGCCTCGGCCCCGACCCGGCCGAGTTCAACGTCGGGGCCTGA
- a CDS encoding AMP-dependent synthetase/ligase — MAAAPQVGGLADTVFDFADEDPHRTALGRKDAEGRWHDVSAAAFRDEVLALAKGLIAQGVRFGDRVALMSRTRYEWTLFDFALWTVGAQSVPIYPTSSAEQVLWMLHDAEVAAVMVEHEDHAMTIGSVIDRLPNLHRLWQLDADAVAELTEAGTLIDDEVVHRHRRAVTPDSVATVIYTSGTTGRPKGCVITHANFMFEADTMVARWHPVFLSKPGEEAATLLFLPLAHVFGRMVEIAALRGRVKLGHQPELSAKALMPDLVAFRPTFILAVPYIFEKVFNGARRKAESEGRAGAFDKAVEIAVKYAEAMEERAFGTGPGPSAGLRVQHQFFDKVVYRKVREAMGGRVRHAMSGGSGMDRRLGLFFAGAGVTVFEGYGLTETTAAATANPPERTRYGTVGQPIPGSSVHIARDGEIWVHGSNVFSGYLGDPKATDSVLHDGWLATGDIGSLDEDGYLTITGRKKEILVTSGGKSVAPSGLEERVRAHPLVAQCIVVGNDRPYIAALVTVDHESVEHWLAMQGRTPMRAADLVRDSELEMEVRRAVVAANTAVSQAESIRTFRILAHQFTEEHGLLTPSLKLKRKAIETAYSAEVDALYR, encoded by the coding sequence ATGGCCGCCGCCCCACAAGTCGGCGGCCTCGCCGACACCGTCTTCGATTTCGCGGACGAGGATCCCCACCGGACGGCCCTCGGCCGCAAGGACGCCGAGGGGCGCTGGCACGACGTGTCGGCCGCCGCGTTCCGCGACGAGGTGCTGGCGCTCGCGAAGGGGCTGATCGCCCAGGGCGTCCGCTTCGGCGACCGGGTCGCGCTGATGTCCCGTACGCGCTACGAGTGGACGCTGTTCGACTTCGCCCTCTGGACGGTGGGCGCCCAGTCCGTGCCGATCTACCCGACCTCGTCGGCCGAGCAGGTCCTCTGGATGCTGCACGACGCCGAGGTCGCGGCCGTCATGGTCGAGCACGAGGACCACGCCATGACGATCGGCTCCGTGATCGACCGGCTGCCGAATCTGCACCGGCTCTGGCAGCTGGACGCCGACGCGGTGGCCGAGCTCACCGAGGCGGGGACGCTGATCGACGACGAGGTCGTCCACCGGCACCGCCGCGCGGTGACCCCCGACTCGGTGGCGACCGTGATCTACACCTCCGGCACGACGGGACGCCCCAAGGGCTGCGTCATCACCCACGCCAACTTCATGTTCGAGGCCGACACCATGGTCGCCCGCTGGCACCCTGTGTTCCTCTCCAAGCCGGGCGAGGAGGCGGCGACCCTGCTCTTCCTGCCGCTCGCGCACGTCTTCGGACGCATGGTGGAGATCGCGGCGCTGCGCGGCCGGGTGAAGCTGGGACACCAGCCGGAACTGTCCGCGAAGGCGCTCATGCCGGACCTGGTGGCCTTCCGGCCCACCTTCATCCTGGCGGTGCCGTACATCTTCGAGAAGGTCTTCAACGGCGCCCGGCGCAAGGCCGAGTCCGAGGGCCGGGCCGGAGCCTTCGACAAGGCCGTCGAGATCGCGGTGAAGTACGCCGAGGCCATGGAGGAACGCGCCTTCGGCACCGGCCCCGGACCGTCCGCGGGGCTGCGCGTGCAGCACCAGTTCTTCGACAAGGTCGTCTACCGCAAGGTCCGCGAGGCGATGGGCGGCCGGGTGCGGCACGCGATGTCGGGCGGCTCCGGCATGGACCGGCGGCTCGGACTGTTCTTCGCGGGCGCGGGAGTCACGGTCTTCGAGGGCTACGGGCTCACCGAGACGACCGCCGCCGCGACGGCCAACCCGCCGGAGCGGACCCGCTACGGCACGGTCGGCCAGCCGATCCCGGGGTCCTCGGTGCACATCGCCCGGGACGGCGAGATCTGGGTGCACGGCTCCAACGTGTTCTCCGGCTACCTGGGCGACCCCAAGGCCACCGACTCCGTACTGCACGACGGCTGGCTGGCCACCGGGGACATCGGCTCACTCGACGAGGACGGCTACCTGACCATCACCGGCCGCAAGAAGGAGATCCTCGTGACCTCCGGGGGCAAGAGCGTGGCCCCGAGCGGCCTGGAGGAGCGGGTGCGCGCGCATCCGCTGGTCGCGCAGTGCATCGTCGTCGGGAACGACCGGCCCTACATCGCGGCGCTCGTCACCGTGGACCACGAGTCGGTCGAGCACTGGCTCGCCATGCAGGGCCGTACGCCGATGCGCGCCGCGGACCTGGTGCGCGACTCCGAGCTGGAGATGGAGGTGCGCCGGGCGGTGGTGGCCGCGAACACGGCGGTGTCCCAGGCGGAGTCCATCCGCACGTTCCGCATCCTGGCGCACCAGTTCACCGAGGAGCACGGCCTCCTGACCCCGTCGCTCAAGCTGAAGCGGAAGGCGATCGAGACGGCGTACTCGGCCGAGGTCGACGCGCTCTACCGGTGA
- a CDS encoding LysR substrate-binding domain-containing protein, with product MYDPVQLRTFLAVAQTLSFTQAARRLGVRQSTVSQHVRRLESEAGRQLFTRDTHRVDLTQDGEAMLGFARTILQANERAAAFFTGTRLRGRLRFGASEDFVLTRLPEILESFRREHPEVELELTVELSGALHRQLAAGRLDLVLAKRRIGDTHGELVWQDTLAWIGAPQLRIDPDRPLPLIAFPPPGITRARALEVLEEHGRAWRFACTSASLSALVAAARAGLGVMAHTRGLIPPGLVPVPARAGLPELGDVDFVLLHGRRRDTAQEAADALAAAILAGGDRLHRGPVVPAHPDQA from the coding sequence GTGTACGACCCCGTGCAGCTCCGCACCTTCCTGGCCGTCGCCCAGACCCTGAGCTTCACCCAGGCGGCGCGCCGGCTCGGCGTGCGCCAGTCGACGGTCAGCCAGCACGTCCGCCGCCTGGAGTCCGAGGCCGGCCGGCAGCTGTTCACCCGGGACACGCACCGGGTCGACCTCACCCAGGACGGCGAGGCCATGCTGGGGTTCGCCCGGACGATCCTGCAGGCCAACGAGCGGGCGGCGGCGTTCTTCACCGGCACCCGGCTGCGCGGCCGGCTGCGGTTCGGCGCCTCGGAGGACTTCGTCCTGACCCGGCTCCCGGAGATCCTGGAGTCCTTCCGGCGCGAGCACCCCGAGGTCGAGCTGGAGCTGACGGTGGAGCTGTCCGGCGCGCTGCACCGGCAGCTCGCGGCGGGCCGGCTCGATCTGGTGCTGGCCAAGCGGCGCATCGGTGACACCCATGGCGAGCTGGTCTGGCAGGACACCCTCGCCTGGATCGGCGCCCCGCAGCTGCGGATCGACCCCGACCGTCCGCTGCCGCTGATCGCCTTCCCGCCCCCCGGCATCACCCGGGCACGCGCCCTGGAGGTGCTCGAGGAGCACGGCAGGGCCTGGCGCTTCGCGTGCACGAGCGCGAGCCTCAGCGCTCTGGTCGCGGCGGCGCGTGCCGGCCTGGGGGTGATGGCGCACACCCGGGGACTCATCCCGCCGGGCCTTGTGCCGGTGCCCGCCCGGGCAGGTCTGCCGGAGCTGGGAGATGTGGATTTCGTGCTGCTGCACGGCCGCCGCAGGGACACGGCCCAGGAGGCCGCGGACGCCCTCGCGGCGGCGATCCTGGCGGGCGGGGACCGACTCCACCGCGGCCCGGTCGTGCCCGCGCACCCGGATCAGGCGTAA
- a CDS encoding bile acid:sodium symporter family protein codes for MSRRTSRRIPALPSWLPVDPYILALIGTVVLAALLPVSGTGADVAGGASTGAVALLFFLYGARLSTAEALDGLKHWRLHLTVLACTFLVFPLLGLAGHGLVPHVLSPQLQDGFLFLCLVPSTIQSSIAFTSMARGNVPAAICAGSFSSIAGIVLTPLLAAVLLGGSAGGFSTDALVKIVLQLLVPFLAGQLLRRWVGGFIGRHRKVLGYVDRGSILLVVYTAFSEGMVAGIWHQVTPLRLGGLLAAEAVLLALMLTLSWYGAKRLGFGREDRIAIQFAGSKKSLAAGLPMASVLFGAHASLAVLPLMLFHQMQLMVCAVIAKRRSRDPLPEEAPVLPAPAEALN; via the coding sequence ATGAGCCGCCGCACCAGCCGTCGTATCCCCGCGCTTCCGTCCTGGCTGCCGGTCGACCCGTACATCCTGGCGCTGATCGGCACGGTGGTCCTCGCGGCTCTCCTCCCCGTGTCGGGGACCGGCGCCGACGTGGCGGGCGGTGCGTCGACCGGGGCGGTGGCCCTGCTCTTCTTCCTGTACGGAGCGCGCCTCTCGACCGCGGAGGCGCTGGACGGGCTGAAGCACTGGCGGCTCCACCTCACCGTCCTGGCCTGCACCTTCCTGGTGTTCCCGCTGCTCGGGCTCGCCGGCCACGGTCTGGTGCCCCACGTGCTGAGCCCGCAGCTCCAGGACGGCTTCCTCTTCCTGTGCCTGGTCCCCTCGACCATCCAGTCGTCGATCGCCTTCACGTCGATGGCCCGCGGCAACGTGCCGGCCGCGATCTGTGCGGGCTCCTTCTCCAGCATCGCCGGGATCGTGCTCACCCCGCTGCTCGCCGCCGTCCTGCTCGGCGGCAGCGCGGGAGGGTTCTCGACGGATGCGCTGGTGAAGATCGTCCTCCAGCTGCTCGTGCCCTTCCTCGCCGGACAGCTGCTGCGTCGCTGGGTCGGGGGCTTCATCGGCCGCCACCGCAAGGTGCTGGGCTACGTCGACCGCGGCTCGATCCTGCTCGTGGTCTACACGGCCTTCAGCGAGGGCATGGTGGCCGGGATCTGGCACCAGGTCACCCCGCTCCGGCTCGGCGGGCTGCTCGCCGCCGAGGCGGTGCTGCTCGCCCTCATGCTCACGCTGAGCTGGTACGGCGCGAAGCGGCTGGGCTTCGGAAGGGAGGACCGGATCGCCATCCAGTTCGCCGGGTCGAAGAAGAGCCTGGCGGCCGGGCTCCCGATGGCCAGCGTCCTGTTCGGCGCGCACGCGAGCCTCGCGGTGCTGCCCCTGATGCTCTTCCACCAGATGCAGCTGATGGTCTGCGCGGTGATCGCCAAGCGCCGCTCCCGCGATCCGCTGCCGGAGGAGGCCCCGGTTCTGCCTGCTCCGGCGGAGGCGCTGAACTGA
- a CDS encoding NUDIX hydrolase has product MTAEEKALKPRVQLVIGIIRRGDEILLVRESLGAAGELLWSLPGGGVEDGELMHEALRRELREETGLLVGDPVRTAFLMHIDSERYPSAVAAAFEIDEWSGDVAPQDDDIEQAAFFPLPDALKLLGELDSATQREPVVGYLNGDAAPGTTWLYRNRGGEETLVARW; this is encoded by the coding sequence ATGACGGCAGAGGAGAAGGCCCTGAAACCCCGGGTGCAGCTGGTCATCGGCATCATCCGACGAGGCGACGAGATCCTGCTCGTGCGGGAGAGTCTCGGTGCCGCCGGTGAGCTCCTCTGGTCGCTGCCCGGCGGCGGGGTCGAGGACGGTGAGCTCATGCACGAAGCTCTCCGACGCGAGCTGCGGGAGGAGACCGGGCTGCTCGTGGGGGATCCGGTGCGGACCGCCTTCCTCATGCACATCGACTCGGAGCGCTACCCTTCGGCCGTGGCCGCCGCCTTCGAGATCGACGAGTGGTCGGGGGATGTCGCGCCACAGGACGACGACATCGAACAGGCCGCCTTCTTTCCCCTGCCGGATGCCCTCAAGCTGCTGGGTGAGCTGGACAGCGCGACGCAGCGGGAGCCCGTCGTCGGCTATCTGAACGGGGACGCCGCTCCCGGGACCACCTGGCTGTACCGCAACCGGGGTGGAGAAGAGACGCTGGTTGCCCGCTGGTGA
- the fdhD gene encoding formate dehydrogenase accessory sulfurtransferase FdhD gives MGRVTERRRTIRIRDGAVTTRPDTLVAEEPLEIRLNGKPLAITMRTPGDDFALAAGFLVSEGVIGEGSEVQSIVYCAGATADGVNTYNVVDVKLAPGVVVPDITLERNVYTTSSCGLCGKASLDAVRTTTRHPIGDTPPVRVTPALLSALPDRLREAQRVFDRTGGLHAAALFSPEGELLDIREDVGRHNAVDKLVGRALTDDRLPLSQSILLVSGRASFELAQKAVMAGIPMLAAVSAPSSLAVDLAAESGLTLVGFLRGQSMNVYAGDHRIVLGATVGQD, from the coding sequence ATGGGACGGGTCACCGAGCGTCGCCGCACGATCCGCATCCGGGACGGGGCGGTCACGACCCGTCCCGACACCCTCGTCGCCGAGGAGCCCCTGGAGATCCGGCTGAACGGCAAGCCGCTCGCCATCACGATGCGGACCCCGGGCGACGACTTCGCGCTCGCGGCCGGCTTCCTGGTGAGCGAGGGCGTGATCGGAGAGGGCTCCGAGGTCCAGTCGATCGTGTACTGCGCCGGGGCGACGGCCGACGGGGTGAACACGTACAACGTGGTGGACGTGAAGCTCGCGCCCGGCGTCGTGGTCCCGGACATCACCCTGGAACGCAACGTCTACACCACCTCGTCCTGCGGGCTGTGCGGCAAGGCCAGCCTCGACGCCGTCCGCACCACGACCCGCCACCCCATCGGCGACACTCCCCCGGTCCGGGTGACGCCCGCCCTGCTCTCCGCCCTCCCCGACCGGCTGCGCGAGGCGCAGCGGGTGTTCGACCGGACCGGGGGGCTGCACGCCGCGGCACTGTTCTCGCCGGAGGGCGAGCTGCTCGACATCCGGGAGGACGTCGGCCGCCACAACGCGGTGGACAAGCTGGTGGGGCGCGCCCTCACGGACGACCGCCTGCCGCTTTCGCAGTCGATCCTGCTGGTGTCGGGGCGGGCCTCCTTCGAGCTGGCGCAGAAGGCGGTGATGGCGGGGATCCCGATGCTCGCGGCGGTCTCGGCACCGTCGTCGCTGGCCGTGGACCTCGCCGCCGAGAGCGGACTGACCCTCGTCGGCTTCCTGCGGGGTCAGTCCATGAACGTGTACGCGGGTGACCACCGCATCGTCCTCGGGGCGACGGTGGGCCAGGACTGA
- a CDS encoding beta-ketoacyl-ACP synthase III encodes MTGSRVVALGHYQPAKVLTNDDLAAMVDTSDEWITSRVGIRTRHVGGPDEPVDELAAHAAAKALASAGLQPSDIDMVLVATSTAIDRSPSMSARVAARLGMGSPAVMDINVVCSGFTHALATADHAIRAGAAARALVIGADKMGDIVDWTDRSTCVLMGDGAGAAVVTADPDGGDRPGIGPVLWGSVPSMGNAVRIEGTPPRFAQEGQSVYRWATTQLPPIAREVCARAGLTPEDLGAVVLHQANLRIIEPVARKIGAVNAVIARDVVDSGNTSAASIPMALSKLVERGEVASGAPALLFGFGGNLSYAGQVIRCP; translated from the coding sequence ATGACCGGCTCACGTGTCGTGGCGCTCGGCCACTACCAGCCCGCGAAGGTCCTCACCAACGACGATCTGGCGGCGATGGTCGACACCAGTGACGAGTGGATCACCAGCCGGGTCGGCATCAGGACCCGGCACGTGGGCGGCCCGGACGAACCGGTGGACGAGCTGGCCGCGCACGCGGCGGCCAAGGCCCTGGCCTCGGCCGGACTGCAGCCCTCGGACATCGACATGGTTCTCGTCGCCACCTCCACGGCCATCGACCGCTCGCCGAGCATGTCCGCCCGGGTCGCCGCGCGCCTGGGCATGGGCTCGCCGGCCGTGATGGACATCAACGTCGTCTGCTCCGGGTTCACCCACGCCCTGGCCACCGCCGACCATGCGATCCGGGCCGGGGCCGCCGCGCGCGCCCTCGTCATCGGCGCCGACAAGATGGGTGACATCGTCGACTGGACGGACCGTTCCACCTGCGTGCTGATGGGTGACGGCGCGGGCGCCGCCGTGGTCACCGCCGATCCGGACGGGGGTGACAGGCCCGGGATCGGCCCCGTCCTGTGGGGTTCGGTGCCGTCCATGGGCAACGCCGTGCGCATCGAGGGCACGCCCCCGCGCTTCGCGCAGGAGGGCCAGTCCGTCTACCGCTGGGCCACCACGCAGCTGCCTCCGATCGCCCGTGAGGTCTGTGCGCGGGCCGGTCTCACGCCGGAGGACCTCGGCGCCGTGGTGCTGCACCAGGCCAATCTGAGGATCATCGAACCCGTCGCCCGGAAGATCGGCGCGGTCAACGCCGTCATCGCGCGGGACGTGGTGGATTCCGGCAACACCTCGGCTGCGTCGATCCCGATGGCCCTGTCCAAGCTGGTGGAGCGGGGCGAGGTGGCGAGCGGCGCGCCGGCCCTGCTCTTCGGCTTCGGCGGGAACCTCTCCTACGCGGGTCAGGTGATCCGCTGCCCCTGA
- a CDS encoding GntR family transcriptional regulator, with amino-acid sequence MSSTGLPQGTVPKLERPGPLRERVYEALLELITTRALSPGQHLVESELAGHLGVSRQPVREALQRLNTEGWVDLRPAQGAFVHEPTEEEADQLLSVRTLLEAEAARLAAAHSGQPGIEALEELCSQGERAVAADQVDVAVATNAAFHAKVMELAGNVVLAELAAQVDRRVRWYYTPVARRRGTRSWIEHRELIAAIASRDEQRATEIMRAHTEHTRQTYHRRDQG; translated from the coding sequence ATGTCGTCCACAGGACTGCCGCAGGGAACGGTGCCGAAGCTGGAGCGGCCGGGGCCGTTGCGGGAGCGCGTCTACGAGGCTCTCCTCGAGCTGATCACCACGCGTGCCCTCAGTCCCGGCCAGCATCTGGTCGAGAGCGAACTGGCCGGGCATCTCGGGGTGTCGCGGCAGCCGGTCCGCGAGGCGCTCCAGCGGCTGAACACCGAGGGCTGGGTCGATCTGCGCCCCGCGCAGGGCGCCTTCGTCCACGAACCCACCGAGGAGGAGGCGGACCAGCTGCTCTCGGTCCGTACCCTGCTGGAGGCCGAGGCCGCCCGGCTGGCCGCCGCGCACTCGGGGCAGCCGGGCATCGAGGCCCTGGAGGAGCTGTGCTCCCAGGGCGAGCGGGCCGTCGCCGCCGACCAGGTGGACGTCGCCGTCGCCACGAACGCCGCGTTCCACGCCAAGGTCATGGAGCTGGCCGGCAACGTCGTCCTGGCCGAGCTCGCCGCCCAGGTGGACCGCCGCGTCCGCTGGTACTACACACCGGTGGCCCGCCGGCGCGGCACCCGGTCCTGGATCGAGCACCGGGAGCTGATCGCGGCGATCGCCTCCCGGGACGAACAGCGCGCGACCGAGATCATGCGTGCCCACACCGAGCACACGCGCCAGACGTACCACCGGCGCGACCAGGGCTGA